CTCCACTGCGGTGTCGTGCTCTGCGCATGCTTCGAAGACGGCGCGGGCATCGAAGACGGACTGATCGCGCGTACCCCGACCGCCTTCGACCAGCCGGCCGGTGCAATGGCCGAGAATATTGGTGCGGGGGTTGGTGACCGCGGCGATCATCCGGCGTGTCATCGCGTCCCTGCTCATCTTCAGTTTCGAATGCACCGACGCGACCCGGACATCGAGTCGCGCGAGCATCTCCTCGCTCTGGTCCAGTGAACCGTCGTCGAGGATGTCGACCTCGATGCCACGCAACAGCCTGAACCCGTCGACATGTCGGTTGATCGTGTCGATGACCTTGAGTTGCTCCGCGAGGCGCTCGGCAGTGAGTCCGTGTGCGATCTTCAGCCGTGGCGAATGATCAGTCAGGACGATGTACTCGCGGCCGAGTTCCATTGCAGTGGCGACCATCTCGGGGATCGGCGAACCTCCATCGCTCCAGTCGGAGTGGCAGTGGCAATCACCACGCAGTAACGCGGCGTACTCCTCGCCGCCCTCCACGAGGGGCCCCGCGCTCTTGTCCTCCAAGGCGCTCAGGTACTCAGGTCGCTTTCCCGCCAAGGTCTCGATCAGCACCGCTTCGGTTGCCTTGCCGATGCCGGACAGTTGTTGCAGTGTGCCGGCGTCGGCTCGTCGGTCCAGTTCCTCGCGGGGGGTCGCGATGACGGTGTCGACTGCGTTGCGGAACGCCTGGACGCGGTAGGTCCCGGCGCGCGACCGTTCCAGCAGGAAGGCGATCCGCCGAAGTGCGTCGACGGGTTCGATGGACTCTTCACTGCTGCCGGCCATGTCTGCAGCCTGCCCTAACGTGACCGTCGCGCGAAAGTGCCGCTGGAGCGCCGGACGGCTAGGGTCTGGTCCCGTGAAGATCCCCGCAGTGATCGCCGCCTTTGCGATCGTGCTGGGCCTGGTGTGGTGGGTACGGCACCGATTCCAGGAGCGGCACCTGCTCTGGCTGGTGCAGCGGTCCAGGGGCACTCCGAAGCGGGCGCAGGCGGTCACTCTCCTGCCTGAGCTGGCTGCCCTGCTCGCTGCCTGCGCAGCGCTCGTTGTCGCAGTGCTCAGCGAGCAGTTGTGGGGGCTGTTCTGGCTGCGCATCCCGCTGGCGATCCTGGTGCTGCTGCTCTATGTGCCTTATGCCGCGATGCTGGCGCCAGTGCGCGCGATTCCGAAGATGCGGCGTACCCCGAGTCAGCGGATGGTGGATCAGGGAGCCTCACCGCAGGTCGCCGAGGCGATCGCACGCACCGGTCGGCCGTTCGCGGTCACCGGAACTGTGCTGATGCTGGCGGCCGTCTATGTGCTGTTCTGGCACCACATCTCAGGCTGACCCCACCCCGGTCGGCGGCACTGCACTTGCGCTGCCAGGGGTCAGGTGGCGAGCAACGCGGCGTAACGGTCGAGGTCGATGTTGCCGCCGGAGATGATGACACCGACCCGCATACCCGCCAGCCGGTCGCACAGGATACGGGCTGCGGCATAGGCGAGTGCTCCGGTGGGCTCCACCACGGCCTTGTACGTCGCAGCGAGCGACCGCATCGCCTCGATCAGCTCGGCGTCGGTCACCAATACGATGTCGGTGACTTCCCGCTGAATGATCGGGAAGGTCAGGGTGCCCAGCGCAGTGGTCTGCGCACCGTCCGCGAGAGTCTCCGGCACGTCGATGGACACGATGTGGCCGGCTTCCAAAGACTGTTTGCCGTCGTCGCCCGCCGCCGGCTCGGCCCCGAAGATCAGCGCCTCCGGGCACGCCGCCCGCACCGCGAGACAGGTGCCCGCCAGTAGACCCCCACCGCCGAGGGGCACGATCACCGCATCAAGTGGCCCCGCCTGCGCGATGAGTTCTCGGGCCGCTGTGCCCTGACCGGCGATGACATCGCGATGATCGAACGGCGGCAGCAGCATTGCCCCGGACCGATCGGCAATGCCGGCAGCGATGGCAGCACGGTCCTCGGTGCGGCGGTCATAGAGCACGACGTCGGCTCCGTACCCGCGGGTTGCCGCGAGCTTGGTCGCCGGAGCGTCGGTGGGCATCACGATCGTCGCGGGTATGCCGAGCAGTGCCGCAGCCTTGGCCACTGCCTGCGCATGGTTTCCGGAAGAAAATGCCACCACGCCTGCCGGACCTGCGTGTTGGCTGATCGCGTTGTAGGCACCGCGGAACTTGAACGCGCCCACCCGTTGCAGATGCTCACCCTTCAGGAAGAGATGCATCCCCATGTCAGCGTCGACGCGTGACGAGGTCAACACCGGAGTCCGGTGGGCGACGCCCGCCAACCGTTCGGCAGCGCCAGCAACGTCAGTGGCATCGGGGGGCAGGGGGTGCTGAGCCACTGTCAGCCCTTCTGCTTCTTCTCCAGCTGTTTGCGCGCCGCTTCCTCGGCTCGTTTTCCGGCGTAGTCCTGCGCCTGCTTCACCGCGAAGAGCACGACGACGGTGCCGACGGCCATCCAGATGCGGGGGTGCCTGATGCCCTTGCCGATCAGATATCCCTCGACCTTTGCATCGACCTTCAGGCCGATACCGGAGCTGACCAGGGTGATTCCGCCGGTTGCGATGGCCAGAGCTGAGCTCGCTGTGGCGACCGTCTCAGCTTTGGTGCGGGTCGGCTCGACACCGAAATCGCCGGCCGGGTTGCCCTTGCTGCGGGTGGACATGAAGACCGAGCTCACGGTGCCGGCCGTATTGGCGAACTTCAAGGCGCGCCGACCCCATTTGGGCAGCCGTGCAGGCTGCAGGAAGACGCCCGCCCCGGCGGCCACTGCAGCTGCGGCGTTCTGGGCTATCGGGGTGCGAAAAAGGTCAGTAGAAGCCATGACCTCAGCCTATGCCGGGACGGATGCCGCGTCTTTCACCTGCGAGGAGGCGCGCAGCAACGGGCGTCGAGTGCCGACAGCCAGTGCGGCGCCCAGAACGCAGGCGGTAACCGTGACGGCGAAGGCACCCGTGGCGCCGTGCTCGTCGGCGAAGTACCCGCTGATGGTGGTGCCGCAGGCGTACCCCAGCCCGGTCGCGGCCGCGAGCAACGTCATCGCGGCACCTACCCGCGGCATCGGCGTGATGACCTCCGCCAACGTGAAGGTGGTGATCATGTAGGGCGCGACGCAGCAGCCGAGAATGAGGAGCACGGGGATGAGTGTCGCGAGTGAATCCACCAGCAGGAGCGGCGTCGACAGGGCAAAGAGGGCCAGCGCGGCCAACCGCAGCCGGTCGGCATACGCGAAGGTCGCCGGCACGGCAGCCATCCCAACCCCTGCGAGCACACTTCCGACACCCAGCAATGCGTGGAACAGGCCGGTGATGGAGGCGTAACCGGCGTTCGTCGCGATGACGGTGGTGCCCGTCTGCACCGAGCCGAAGACCGAGCCGATGAGCAGCTGCGCCACGCACAGGATCCCGATGGCAGGAGTGAGCAGCCGAGCGGGTGCCCCTTGTGTCAGGGAGGTGCGCTGAATCAGGGCCGCAGTGGGATGCACGGCAAACCACACACCGAAGACCGCCAACACGACGGCGGCGATCTCGAGCGCGAACTGTGGCCCGCCGAAGGCGCCGAAAATGCCTACGAATGCCGGGCCGAGGACAAAAGAGGCTTCATCGGCAGCGCCTTCGTAGGAGAACGCCGTGTCCACGAGGCGCACCGGCTGGTCACGGTGGGCGATGATCGGCCGCCAGCGCACCCGGGCGAGCGGGCCGACCTGCGGCAGCATGAGCCCGGTTGCGGCGCACATGGCCGCAATCAACGGCCACGCAACTGCGGACTGCGAGAGCGCGACGATTGCGATGAGGCCGGCGGCGCCCGAGATCGACTGGGTGAGAGCTATCGGCCGCTGGCCGATGCGGTCGGCAGCGTTGCCGAACAGCGGGGCGCCGATGGCGTTGGCCAGAGCCAGCGCGCCGGCGCAACCACCACCGATCGCGTAGCTACCGGTGCGCTCGGCCACCAGGAGCAGGACGCCGAGCTGGCTCATTGCGAGTGGGAGACGGGCGAGGAAGGCGATGACGATGTAGCGGCGACCGCTGATCGCGAACAATGCCTTGTAAGAGGTCGTGGGGGACATCAGTGACTCCGAGCATGCGAGCGATGCGCGACGTCCCACCACACGTTCCGCGCCTGTCCCTGAGCTGTAGAACCAGTCTAGTGCAGTGAATCAGAAGTAGGCGGGTGCGGACATCCGCACTGGTAGCTACGGCGCGGTGTCCGTTCCGGTGTCTAGGGTCAGGGCGGTAGAAGTTGGACGGCGACGACGAAGGGTGCACACGATGGCCAAGGGTTACTGGGTCGGACGGGTCGAGGTCAACGATCCGGAGCAGTACGCGAAATACGTTGCGACGAACGGGCCCGCCTACGCCGCTTACGGCGGACGGTTCTTGGTGCGCGGTGGTGATTACGAGACCGTCGAGGGCGAGAGCCGATCGCGTAACGTCGTGATCGAGTTCCCCTCGTACGATGACGCGCTCGCGTGTTTTCGGTCTGATGCCTACCAAGCCGCACGCGAGCACCGGCTCGGGGCTGCAGATGTCGACATGATCGTGATCGGCGGCTACGACGGTGCTCAGCCGGGCGAGTAGCCACGCTGTGCTACTTCGACGATTTCGGGTCGATCGGGGCTGATTGATACGCGGTTCGCGAAAGTGCCCAACCGGTGTGGTCGATCTGTCGTCATATGTGGCATGGAGTCAGGCCAGGCATGAACTCGCGATACGTGGTCGTTGTCCTCGTCGCTGCTGCAGGCGTGAGCGGATGCAGCAACGGGGGCAGCCGGTCCAGCTCGGTGCATATCGGATTGTCGTCCTCTCACGGTGTTCCTTTTTTCCGCGAGGTCCAGGTGCAGCACCCGAAACGTCTGCACGGCTCTTGCAGCGCACCCCCGGTGCCGGTGCCGGTGGCGAAGGCAAAAGATGCGCCGGCGTTCATCGACCCAGATCCGAGCGGTGGCACCGCTGTGTGGCAGCCGGGCCTGAACAGCGCACGATGTCAGGCACTCACCACCCAGTTGACGGCAGCGCGCGCGACCGCGCTGGCCCACGAGGTCGACCACGACAGGGTCATCCCCGCCACCGCGAGTTTCGCCTGCCCGGCCGACGACGGTTCGCGTGTCGACATCTACTTCAGCTACGCCGACACGCGGACCGAGCTGATCGACATTGCTCTGAATGGCTGTCGGTTCGTGTCTGCTCCCGGTCGGAGCGCGCGGTACGCGCCGGAGTGGACCGGCGGCACGTCGGTGCTGAGCGCGGTGACGCCCCGCGGGTGGGTGTTGCGGAACTCGGGGCACTGACCCGGTCGCCTGATCATCAAGAAAAGGTGACTGGCAGACTGAGAAGCATGAGTGTTTGGGACGGTCTCAAGACGCGCACCCAAGGGTGGCTCAACAGTGCGAGCAAGCACTCGTGGCTGGTTCCCATCGAACGCGATCACTGGCAGACGAAAGAGGAGTTCCGTCGTCGCCAGTGGGTGACCGCAGTCACTATCGTGGTCGGCACCCCGCTGCTGCGCAAGGCGCTGAACCAACAGCCGGGCAGCCGCGCGTTCTACTCCCACACCGTTGCCCTGGCATCGGTATGGGCGGGGGGAGCCTTCGCCTCGGGTCCGCTGCACGCCGGTTGGAGCAGCACCCGGGTGCCCGACAAGAAGGCTCGACCTGTCATCCGTCCGATGACGATCGGTGCCGGTGCGGTGGTCGGCTTCGCAGCGATCGCCGCCGTGGTGGCGCCCTACCCAGTCTTTCGGCGACCCATGCTCAAGGTACTCAATCACGCCCGTTTCGGGTCGTTGCCCGTCGTCATCCCGCTGACCATCCTCACCGGCGTCGGCGAGGAGCTTTTCTTCCGCGGCGCGTTGTACGCGGGCACCAAGAATCCGCATCAGATCATCGTCACGACCACCGCCTATGCGGTCATCACGGCTGCGACCGGTAACCCGATGCTGGTATTGGCGGCTGCCGCGCTCGGTGTCCTCGTCGGTATCGAGCGTCGCACGACGGGCGGCGTGCAGGGTCCGATCGTGATCCATATGACCTGGTCGACCGGCATGCTGCTCGTGCTGCCGCCGATCATCGAGGCGCGTCGCTGACGTGAACGGTCTGCCGCGGTGCCAAGGGCAATCCGGGGAGCGGGCATGACGCCCACTTCACCGGGGCGCGCCCTGGTGCTCGGAGCGACCGGGTACGTCGGTTCGCGCCTGGTGCCGCAACTGTTGCAGGCCGGATGGGCCACCAGGGTGCTGAGTCGGCGCCCCGAGCGGTTGGCCGACCGTGACTGGGCCGCTCGCGCGGATATCCGGGGCGGTGACGCGGGAGATGCCGCAGATCTTGCCGCCGCCTGCGATGGCGTCGACGTCATCTACTACCTGCTGCACTCGATGGACGGGGCAGGTGACTTTGCCCAGCGTGATGCCGTGCTGGCGCGGTTGTGCGCGCAGACGGCAGCAGCCGCGGGCGTCCGCCGAATTGTGTATCTGGGGGCGCTGCACCCGGAAGGCCCGCTGAGTGAGCACCTGGCGTCGCGGGTCGAGGTGGGCGACATTTTGCTTGCCGGGGAGGTACCCGCGACGGTGTTGCAGGCCGCGGTCGTGTTGGGAGCGGGGTCGGCATCCTTTGAGTTACTGCGTCATCTCAGTCGTCGGCTGCTGATCGCGCCCGCGCCGAGTTGGGTACGCAACAGGTTGCAGCCCATCGCCATCCGCGATGCGCTGCGTTACCTCGTGCAGAGTGCCGCGATGGATCCGAGCATCAACCGAACCTTCGATATCGGCGGACCCGACGTGCTCGACTACCGCGAGATGGTGATCAGGTACGCCAAGATCGCGGGCCTGCGTAGGCGGCACCTGTTCACCGTGCAGGCCCCCGAGGTGTTGACCGGAATCGCCGGTGAGGTCATCGGCGTCCTGACTCCCGTGCCGCGCGGCGTCGCTGCCCCACTCGTCGGCAGCCTGGTGCACGAGGTGATCTGCCGCGAGCACGACATACAGGAACTGATCGAGCCGGAACTGGGCGGTCTGCTCAGCTTTGAGCTGTCGGTGGTTGCTGCCCTGGAGAATGAGGGCCGTACGCACGGGCGGCTACCCGAGCCGGGAGCCAGTGACCCGGCATACCGCACGGCGGCCGACCCGACCTGGGCCGGCTGAGCGCAGCGCACCCCGCCAAGAGGAAGCCATGACTCAGTTCAAGGCCCACAACCACTCCGAAGCCGACGTCGAAGCGTCGCAGGAGCAGATCTGGGCGGCCCTCACGGATCCGGACCTGCTGACAAAGCTGACACCGTTCCTGAACAAGATCGAAGCTCACGGCGACCGGTGGATCTGGACCCTCACCTCGATCCCGGTCTTGAACAAACAGTTCTCGCCCACGTTCACCGAGGTGATGACCTACGAGCCGATGAAGCGGATCAGCTTCAGTCACGATCCGGCCCAGACCGAGGACAAGGCCGGTACCGAGGGCTACTACCTGCTGACGCCGAAAGCTGATGGCACCACCCACCTCGTGATCGACCTGGAGGTTTCGGTGGATCTGCCGCTGCCCAGGCTCGCCAAGATCCCTGTCGTGACGGCGATGAACGCGGTGATGGCGGGGATGGGCGTCCGGTTCGCAGCGAACCTGCTCGCGCACCTGCAGGAGACGTGAGATTTGGACATGCTGAGCGGGGCATATTTGCCCCGCTCAGCATGTCCAAATCGTGAGAACTAGGGGGTGGCAGCGATCAGGATGTCGCGGGTGATCTGGTCGATCGAAGTCACTCCGGCGACCGCCATGTGCAGGTCCAGCTCGGCCTGGAAATTACGCAGCACTTCGGCTACGCCCTGCTGCCCGGCAATTGCCAGGCCGTAGATGTAAGGCCGGGCGAGACAGACGGCGGTGGCTCCCAATGCGATTGCCTTGATGGCATCGGCGGCGCAACGGATCCCGCTGTCGAAGAGGATCGGCACCTGACCGTTCACTCGCTCAACCACACCGGGCAACGCATCCAGCGACCCGATCGCACCGTCCAACTGGCGGCCACCGTGGTTGGACACGATCAGTCCGTCCACGCCGTATTTCAGCGCGAGCTCGGCGTCGTCGGCCGATTGGATGCCCTTGATGAGGATCGGTAGATCGGTCAACTCCCGCAGCCAGGCCAGCTCGTCCCAGGTAAGTGAGGGGCGGCCGAAGAGCTCCTGGAAGGTGCGGATCGAGGCCATCGGTACTTTCGAGCGCAGGTTGTCCCTGAACCCACCGGGGTGGGCGCGGGACATCGTCGCGAGTGACCGCATCGCGGACGGCGTCGGCCGGCGTTCGACCGCGGCAATCTGCCCGTCGGCCAGTCGCGCGCGGACGATCTGTTGGAAGACCGGGTCAGACGTGTAGTTGGCGATGCCGAGCCCGCGCGCGAACGGTGAGTAGCCACGGTCCAGATCCAGGGTGCGCCAGCCGAGCAGCATCGTGTCGATCGTGACGACGATGGCGCCGGCGCCGATTGCCTCCGCGCGGCGCACGAAGCTGCGCGCCAGATCATCCTCAGCGCTCCAGTACAGCTGGAACCACCGCTCGTGCTCGCCCAGCTCGGCGGCGATCGCCTCCATCGGGCGCGATGCCTGCGAGGAGATGATCATCGCAACGCCACGCTCTTCTGCGGCCCGGGCAAGCGCGAGGTCCGCGTCCGGGTGGCACATCTCGAGCACTCCGACCGGGGCGGTCAGGAACGGGCTGGGGTGACGCACCCCGAACAGCTCGATCGACTGGTCACGTTGCGACACGTCGCGTAGTGCTCGCGGGACGATCTGCCACCGGTCGAACGCCCGTCGGTTGTTGATCATCGTCGTGCCCGAGCCGGCGCCGGTCTCGACGTAGGAACGGGCCGTGCCGCTCATCGCGTTGAGCCCCCTCTTCTCCAGCTCACGGGCAGTTGCGGGCACCAGAGGCTTGTCGCCGAAAACACCTGCCTGATAGATCTGGCCCTGCACGGTGCGACCGACGTCCCGCAACGAGATGCTCATGGCCTCAGGTTGGCACAGCCGGACCTCGGCCGGTGTCAGTTCGGCGGCGTACGGTCGGGGTCGTGATGGATTCAACGTTCCCCCTTGCCGGCCACGACGTGCACCGGATCGGCTTCGGCGCGATGCAACTGCCCGGCCCGGGTGTGATGGGCCCGACGCGTGACCGCGACGTCGCGATCGCAGTACTGCGCCGGGCTGTCGAGCTGGGCGTCGACCACATCGACACCGCCCAGTTCTACGGCCCCGATGTGTCCAACGAGCTGATCCGCGAGGCGCTGTACCCCTACGGGGACCACCTTGTCCTGGTCTCCAAGGTCGGCGCGCGTCGCGACACCGAGGGCGGTTGGATCTCGGCACAACGCCCGCAGGAGCTGACCGAGGACGTCGAGGCCAATCTGCGCGCCCTCGGTGTTGAACGACTCGGTGCGGTCAACCTGCGGATGCACGGCCCGTCAGCTGAGGGCGGCACCGCAGAAGTGGCGCTCGCCGACCAGCTCGTCGCTATGCAGCAGCTGCGCGATGCGGGCAAGATCGCCGGGATAGGCATCTCGACCGCCACCCTTGATCAGGTGCGTGAGGCGCACGAGAGCGTGGGCCTGGTGTGTGTGCAGAACGCATTCAGCTATCTGGATCAGTCCGACGCCGATGTGCTGGCCTACTGCACCGGGCAGGGCATCGCCTACGTGCCGTACTTCCCACTCGGTTCGGCGTTCCCGCACATGCCGAAAGTCACCGAGGACGAGCAGGTGCTCGCCGTGGCCGGGCGCCTGGGTGCCTCGCCCGCGCAGGTGGGACTGGCCTGGTTGCTGCGACGCGCAGCGAACGTGCTGCTGATTCCCGGAACCTCCTCCGTCGCGCACCTGGAGGACAACATCGCCGCGGGCGACGTCGTCCTCCAGTCCGGGGACCTTCCGGGCTGATGCAGCGGTCATCAGTCACCCCTTCACCTAGCGGTAACGCGCCTTCCCCACTTCGCAGAAATGAGTACGACAGATGACTACCTCAACACGCACTCTCGGCACCACCTCACCCTTGATCGTCTCTGCTCTCGGGCTGGGCTGTATGGGAATGTCGGAGTTCTACGGCACGGGCGATGAACAGGGTGGCATCGACACCATCCATCGCGCACTCGACCTGGGCATCACCTTCCTGGATACCGCCGACATGTACGGCCCGTTCATCAACGAGCAGCTGGTGGGAAAAGCGATCGCCGGTCGCCGCGATGAGGTCCAGCTCGCGACGAAGTTCGGGAATGTGCGTGGCGCGGACGGCTCGCGGCTCGGCATCGACGGCAGTCCCGACTATGTCCGCAAGGCCTGCGACGCGAGCCTGCAGCGACTCGGTGTCGAGCACATCGACCTCTACTATCAGCACCGCGTCGATCCGTTGGTCCCCATCGAAGAGACCGTCGGCGCGATGGCGGAACTGGTCGTAGCCGGCAAGGTCGGCCATCTCGGACTGTCCGAAGCATCTGCGGCGACGATCCGCCGCGCTCACGCTGTGCACCCGATCACTGCGCTGCAAACGGAATATTCACTCTTCACCCGCGACTTGGAGCAGGACATCCGGCCGACGATTCTCGAACTGGGAATCGGGCTGGTGCCCTACTCGCCGCTGGGCCGCGGCATCCTGACCGGGGCGATCACGTCACAGGCGTCGCTGCAGGAGGGCGACTCGCGGCGCACCGCATACTTCCCGCGCTTTCAGGGACCAGCCCTGGACGCCAACCTTCTCATCGTGCAGAAGTTGGGCGAGATCGCAGTCGGGAAGAACTGCACCGTGGGCCAACTCGCGCTTGCCTGGGTCCTCGCGCAAGGCACGGACGTCGTACCGATTCCCGGCACGAAACGAGTGCGCTATGTCCAGGAGAACGCAGGCGCGCGAGACGTGGTGCTCACACCCGAGGACCTCGCTGCGCTCGCGGACGCCGTGCCAGCGGGCGCAGTCGTCGGAGAGCGGTACGGCGACATGTCCTCGATCGATAAGTGAACTAGGGGATCGAAGCAGGCGGCACCGTACCGGGCGCGCTGCGACGCGCCCGGTCGGTGTGCAGCAGCTACCCGGTGTGCGGCATGATCGCGTCCGGTGGGACCACCCCGAGGCGACCTTTCTGGTAATCCTCCATCGCCGTCATCAACTCCTGGCGGGTGTTCATCACGAACGGGCCGTACTGGAACATCGGCTCACCGATCGGTGCCCCACCGAGCACGATGACCTCCATCGCGGTGGTGCGTGAGTCCTGGTGCGCATCGGCGGTCAGGCTGATCCGCTCACCCTTTCCGAGGACGGCCAGTTGGCCTTCTCGGATCGGGCGACGCTCAGCACCCACGGTGCCCGATCCGGCCATCACGTAGACCAACGCGTTGTAGTCGGCCTGCCACGGCAGGGACAGCGCTCCGTCCGGGCTGATCGATGCATGCAGCACGGTGATCGGGGTACGCGTGGACCCGGGCCCGCGGTGCCCGTCGATGTCACCGGCAATCACGCGGACGAGAGATGCACCATCGTCGCTGGACAGCAGCACGATCTGGTCGGCCTCCAGTCCCTGGTATGCCGGTGTCGTGAATTTGTCCGATGCGGGCAGGTTCACCCATAGCTGGAAGCCGTGGAACAGTCCACCGGAACGCACCAGCGATTCTGGCGGCGTTTCGATGTGCAGCAGTCCTGAGCCGGCAGTCATCCACTGGGTGGCGCCCTCGGTGATGACACCGCCACCGCCGTGGCTGTCCTGATGGATGAACTGGCCCTCGACCAGATAGGTCACGGTTTCGAACCCACGGTGCGGATGCCATGAGGTGCCCTTGGGCTCACCGGCCTGGTAGTCGACCTCACCCATGTGATCCATCATGATGAACGGATCCAGGTGCTGGTAGTCGATGCCGGCCATTGTGCGGCGTACCGGGAATCCTTCACCTTCGAAACCGGCCGGGGCTGTGGACACTGCGAGTACGGGCCGTTCAGCCTGTCCGAATCGGGCAGAGCCGATTCGGGGCAGGGTCATCGTGTCTGCAGTTACTGCAACCATTTTCATCACCTCATGTAATTGACGCATCAACTATACAGCTCAACGAGGTGGCGGGCGTCGGTATTCCCCGTGGCGGCGCGCCGGCTCTCACAGCGGGCACATTCACGGTTCACATCGTTCTGTCTGGCGGATGTCGCCTAATGGTGTTGTCGTCAAAGCCCGTCAGGGGGGGCCGGCGGCCGGACCAGCAGCTTTGCCTGCATCCGTACTTGTTTCAGATTCACTGCACCAGGAGGCCATGATGGATCAGTTTTCGCACGACGCTCGCGATGAGCAGGCGGCTCCTCAGGGGGCCGATGGATGGTCCGGCCGGCAGTCGGTTGACGGATCCTGGAACGTCCAGAACCCTCCCGTCGGGGGCGCCATCTACCGCGCGCCGCAGCACGCTCCGGCCCGCCGACACCGGGGTTGGGCGGTGGCAGGCGGCGCGTTGGTCGTCGCCGGATCCCTGGCGGTTGGCGCGGGTTTCGGTGCCACGGTGCTGGGTCAGAATGTCGCGGGTGCGCCTCCGGTCGTCGTGCCGAGCAGCGCCACGGGT
This portion of the Dermatophilaceae bacterium Sec6.4 genome encodes:
- a CDS encoding DUF1330 domain-containing protein, with product MAKGYWVGRVEVNDPEQYAKYVATNGPAYAAYGGRFLVRGGDYETVEGESRSRNVVIEFPSYDDALACFRSDAYQAAREHRLGAADVDMIVIGGYDGAQPGE
- a CDS encoding type II CAAX endopeptidase family protein; this translates as MSVWDGLKTRTQGWLNSASKHSWLVPIERDHWQTKEEFRRRQWVTAVTIVVGTPLLRKALNQQPGSRAFYSHTVALASVWAGGAFASGPLHAGWSSTRVPDKKARPVIRPMTIGAGAVVGFAAIAAVVAPYPVFRRPMLKVLNHARFGSLPVVIPLTILTGVGEELFFRGALYAGTKNPHQIIVTTTAYAVITAATGNPMLVLAAAALGVLVGIERRTTGGVQGPIVIHMTWSTGMLLVLPPIIEARR
- a CDS encoding MFS transporter translates to MSPTTSYKALFAISGRRYIVIAFLARLPLAMSQLGVLLLVAERTGSYAIGGGCAGALALANAIGAPLFGNAADRIGQRPIALTQSISGAAGLIAIVALSQSAVAWPLIAAMCAATGLMLPQVGPLARVRWRPIIAHRDQPVRLVDTAFSYEGAADEASFVLGPAFVGIFGAFGGPQFALEIAAVVLAVFGVWFAVHPTAALIQRTSLTQGAPARLLTPAIGILCVAQLLIGSVFGSVQTGTTVIATNAGYASITGLFHALLGVGSVLAGVGMAAVPATFAYADRLRLAALALFALSTPLLLVDSLATLIPVLLILGCCVAPYMITTFTLAEVITPMPRVGAAMTLLAAATGLGYACGTTISGYFADEHGATGAFAVTVTACVLGAALAVGTRRPLLRASSQVKDAASVPA
- a CDS encoding aldo/keto reductase: MTTSTRTLGTTSPLIVSALGLGCMGMSEFYGTGDEQGGIDTIHRALDLGITFLDTADMYGPFINEQLVGKAIAGRRDEVQLATKFGNVRGADGSRLGIDGSPDYVRKACDASLQRLGVEHIDLYYQHRVDPLVPIEETVGAMAELVVAGKVGHLGLSEASAATIRRAHAVHPITALQTEYSLFTRDLEQDIRPTILELGIGLVPYSPLGRGILTGAITSQASLQEGDSRRTAYFPRFQGPALDANLLIVQKLGEIAVGKNCTVGQLALAWVLAQGTDVVPIPGTKRVRYVQENAGARDVVLTPEDLAALADAVPAGAVVGERYGDMSSIDK
- a CDS encoding NAD(P)H-binding protein; translated protein: MTPTSPGRALVLGATGYVGSRLVPQLLQAGWATRVLSRRPERLADRDWAARADIRGGDAGDAADLAAACDGVDVIYYLLHSMDGAGDFAQRDAVLARLCAQTAAAAGVRRIVYLGALHPEGPLSEHLASRVEVGDILLAGEVPATVLQAAVVLGAGSASFELLRHLSRRLLIAPAPSWVRNRLQPIAIRDALRYLVQSAAMDPSINRTFDIGGPDVLDYREMVIRYAKIAGLRRRHLFTVQAPEVLTGIAGEVIGVLTPVPRGVAAPLVGSLVHEVICREHDIQELIEPELGGLLSFELSVVAALENEGRTHGRLPEPGASDPAYRTAADPTWAG
- a CDS encoding PHP domain-containing protein is translated as MAGSSEESIEPVDALRRIAFLLERSRAGTYRVQAFRNAVDTVIATPREELDRRADAGTLQQLSGIGKATEAVLIETLAGKRPEYLSALEDKSAGPLVEGGEEYAALLRGDCHCHSDWSDGGSPIPEMVATAMELGREYIVLTDHSPRLKIAHGLTAERLAEQLKVIDTINRHVDGFRLLRGIEVDILDDGSLDQSEEMLARLDVRVASVHSKLKMSRDAMTRRMIAAVTNPRTNILGHCTGRLVEGGRGTRDQSVFDARAVFEACAEHDTAVEINSRPERCDPPDELIELAMEVGCLFSIDSDAHAPGQLDFLVYGAARAQRLRVPPERILTTWEADRLLEWAAG
- a CDS encoding alpha-hydroxy-acid oxidizing protein; this encodes MSISLRDVGRTVQGQIYQAGVFGDKPLVPATARELEKRGLNAMSGTARSYVETGAGSGTTMINNRRAFDRWQIVPRALRDVSQRDQSIELFGVRHPSPFLTAPVGVLEMCHPDADLALARAAEERGVAMIISSQASRPMEAIAAELGEHERWFQLYWSAEDDLARSFVRRAEAIGAGAIVVTIDTMLLGWRTLDLDRGYSPFARGLGIANYTSDPVFQQIVRARLADGQIAAVERRPTPSAMRSLATMSRAHPGGFRDNLRSKVPMASIRTFQELFGRPSLTWDELAWLRELTDLPILIKGIQSADDAELALKYGVDGLIVSNHGGRQLDGAIGSLDALPGVVERVNGQVPILFDSGIRCAADAIKAIALGATAVCLARPYIYGLAIAGQQGVAEVLRNFQAELDLHMAVAGVTSIDQITRDILIAATP
- a CDS encoding oxidoreductase: MDSTFPLAGHDVHRIGFGAMQLPGPGVMGPTRDRDVAIAVLRRAVELGVDHIDTAQFYGPDVSNELIREALYPYGDHLVLVSKVGARRDTEGGWISAQRPQELTEDVEANLRALGVERLGAVNLRMHGPSAEGGTAEVALADQLVAMQQLRDAGKIAGIGISTATLDQVREAHESVGLVCVQNAFSYLDQSDADVLAYCTGQGIAYVPYFPLGSAFPHMPKVTEDEQVLAVAGRLGASPAQVGLAWLLRRAANVLLIPGTSSVAHLEDNIAAGDVVLQSGDLPG
- a CDS encoding SRPBCC family protein; protein product: MTQFKAHNHSEADVEASQEQIWAALTDPDLLTKLTPFLNKIEAHGDRWIWTLTSIPVLNKQFSPTFTEVMTYEPMKRISFSHDPAQTEDKAGTEGYYLLTPKADGTTHLVIDLEVSVDLPLPRLAKIPVVTAMNAVMAGMGVRFAANLLAHLQET
- a CDS encoding pyridoxal-phosphate dependent enzyme: MAQHPLPPDATDVAGAAERLAGVAHRTPVLTSSRVDADMGMHLFLKGEHLQRVGAFKFRGAYNAISQHAGPAGVVAFSSGNHAQAVAKAAALLGIPATIVMPTDAPATKLAATRGYGADVVLYDRRTEDRAAIAAGIADRSGAMLLPPFDHRDVIAGQGTAARELIAQAGPLDAVIVPLGGGGLLAGTCLAVRAACPEALIFGAEPAAGDDGKQSLEAGHIVSIDVPETLADGAQTTALGTLTFPIIQREVTDIVLVTDAELIEAMRSLAATYKAVVEPTGALAYAAARILCDRLAGMRVGVIISGGNIDLDRYAALLAT